The sequence below is a genomic window from Synergistaceae bacterium.
TAAATAAGTGATAATGTCTAAGATTTTATTTACCTGCGAGGAGTCTTTTATGCCTGTCTTGCACCAGACTGCAAAGTGTTCGCAATTGTTGAATGCTAAATTATAGCCGCCTTCACCGAGTTTGCTTCTTGCGCGCGTGATTGTCTCTTCACCTGAATATAAATGATAATCTTTGAGACGAAATTTTTTTATTAGCTGCCAGAGATTATATAAATTTTTATGATTATTGCCGGAATTTATCGGAGTGTTTAATAATTTCGCGGGATCATCGGGGAATTTGCAGACGTTAAATTTTTCGGCACCGTTCAAGAATTCATTTAATGAGGTCTCGCGCACAATTCCGTTAAAATCAGCAGGGCCAGTCGCTCCCGTGTAGTGAATGACGTGATTTAAATCTTTGACATAAACGCCGTAATGACTGTATAAGCCTCGATTTA
It includes:
- a CDS encoding lecithin retinol acyltransferase family protein is translated as MKLEKFLVPLMNFAQENNNYYSQANNPENGDVIRVNRGLYSHYGVYVKDLNHVIHYTGATGPADFNGIVRETSLNEFLNGAEKFNVCKFPDDPAKLLNTPINSGNNHKNLYNLWQLIKKFRLKDYHLYSGEETITRARSKLGEGGYNLAFNNCEHFAVWCKTGIKDSSQVNKILDIITYLLS